In Borrelia hispanica CRI, the sequence GGTAAATTCAATATTAGAAAAAAAAGGATTTAAAACAGTAACACGAAGAACTATACAAAGCGACATTGCAAGTATTGAAAAAATTGGGCTACTGAAAACCGATTTCAATCCTCTTGGAAAAAATAATGGAAGTTTTACTTATTACATAATCAATAAAAATCTTGAAAAAATGGCTAATAAAGCAATAAGCACAGCTTATTTTATACAAAAAAAGAAAAATGCAGAACAAGCAATAGACAAAGCTATTAATAAAGACAAATTAAAAGAACAAAAGCAACAATTCAAAATTTCACATCAGATATTTTCATGTCTTTTAGGTTATAATAAAGATAAATATTATAAATATAAGAATTCTTATTTCAAAAATAAAAAAAATGGGGAAGAGCACTTAGAAAAGATTATCTTACAAAAGTTTAATATAAAAGAAAAAGATCTAGGAGAAATCAAAAATATTGTAAAACTTCAATCAAGTTATAAAAACACATTGTGGAACTTGAAAGATTTTATGGAAGCATTGAGGGAATACAACGAAAATGATGTTGTAGCTTTTTTTAAAGCAGTTCTTAAGAAAAAGAAAAACAAAATATGGTTTATGTCCAAAAGAGGCTTCAAAACAGATTTTAATTTTATGATAGGGAGTTTTAAAGATAAAAATAAAACAAAAGCACAACAAATGTATCAAGATCAAAGAAAAATTGCGGCCCCAAAAATGAATTATATAGACGAACCAAATAAAATAGTGAAAGTAAGTGATTTAGTATCGGATATTATAAAAACAAAAAGTTTGATATCCAGTTAGGAATATTAGAAGTATATGGGAAGAAAAATACATGGCAATATGTGAATTGAAAGCAAAATTACTGGCAAGAAGATTGGAACTTAATAAGGCGAATAATAATTTTTTTAAGAAAATAGAAGATAAAAATTATAAAAAAATGTATCATACAAAGATTTTTAGCATGATAAATAATTTTGAAGC encodes:
- a CDS encoding plasmid maintenance protein, with product MRQKKISKIPFNKIVDRRLKVFWVIKKLQHNYFTNKRRYSLRNVVIMVNSILEKKGFKTVTRRTIQSDIASIEKIGLLKTDFNPLGKNNGSFTYYIINKNLEKMANKAISTAYFIQKKKNAEQAIDKAINKDKLKEQKQQFKISHQIFSCLLGYNKDKYYKYKNSYFKNKKNGEEHLEKIILQKFNIKEKDLGEIKNIVKLQSSYKNTLWNLKDFMEALREYNENDVVAFFKAVLKKKKNKIWFMSKRGFKTDFNFMIGSFKDKNKTKAQQMYQDQRKIAAPKMNYIDEPNKIVKVSDLVSDIIKTKSLISS